One segment of Radiobacillus kanasensis DNA contains the following:
- a CDS encoding isochorismate synthase, with translation MIETEIPMLDQALEQALSIAKVEGKPKLISITEKMHPIDPFIFFDRGAKWKGKRIFWSSSQESFFLVGVGEAISIDSDDNEFLETEKQWKSLLKKASIYNAFQVPGTGPIVFGGGSFDPEKGSTGLWETFKTSQFRIPSFLLTIANGESYVTFNAMVASEKDTQVIKQDMLLAKQYLTTKQEGLPDGPRIVRKEEINPEQWKELIVQATDEIKNGQADKIVLAREMRVDFTENAYISSILQQLHESQSNSFIFAFENEKDCFLGATPERLVRLHDSQLLSTCLAGTAPRGMTKEEDKKIGDDLLADEKNREEHDFVVQMIRNAVEVCCEDVQVPSEPVLYPLRNLQHLYTPVQAILKEEYSILDVVQRLHPTPALGGVPREKSMTFIREHERLDRGWYGAPIGWMDSYQNGEFAVAIRSALIQGKSASLFAGCGVVKDSDPEAEYQETNIKFTPMLSVLGG, from the coding sequence ATGATTGAGACAGAGATCCCAATGCTGGATCAAGCATTGGAGCAAGCTTTATCAATAGCAAAGGTGGAAGGGAAGCCAAAGCTTATTAGCATAACGGAAAAGATGCATCCTATCGATCCGTTTATATTTTTTGATAGAGGCGCGAAATGGAAGGGAAAAAGAATTTTTTGGTCAAGCTCACAAGAAAGTTTTTTTCTTGTAGGGGTCGGAGAAGCGATCTCGATAGATTCGGATGATAACGAATTTTTGGAAACGGAAAAGCAATGGAAATCCCTGTTAAAAAAGGCTTCTATTTATAATGCCTTTCAAGTACCGGGTACGGGACCTATTGTTTTTGGAGGAGGTTCTTTCGATCCAGAAAAAGGGAGCACAGGCTTGTGGGAAACATTTAAAACAAGTCAGTTTCGCATTCCATCCTTTTTACTAACGATTGCGAATGGGGAAAGCTATGTAACCTTTAATGCGATGGTGGCTTCTGAAAAGGATACCCAGGTCATCAAACAAGATATGTTGCTAGCCAAGCAATATTTAACGACCAAGCAAGAAGGATTACCGGATGGCCCACGAATTGTTCGAAAAGAAGAGATTAACCCTGAACAATGGAAAGAATTGATCGTTCAGGCAACCGATGAAATTAAAAATGGGCAAGCTGACAAGATTGTTTTGGCTCGGGAAATGCGTGTTGATTTTACAGAGAACGCTTATATTTCCTCCATTCTTCAGCAATTACATGAAAGTCAGTCCAATAGTTTTATTTTTGCCTTTGAAAACGAAAAGGATTGTTTTTTAGGTGCTACCCCGGAAAGACTAGTACGACTTCATGATAGTCAATTGTTATCAACATGTCTCGCTGGTACGGCTCCAAGAGGGATGACTAAGGAAGAAGACAAGAAAATCGGTGACGACCTGTTGGCAGATGAAAAGAATCGAGAAGAGCATGATTTCGTTGTGCAAATGATTCGAAACGCTGTTGAGGTGTGCTGTGAAGATGTACAAGTTCCAAGCGAACCCGTTCTCTATCCGCTACGAAACTTACAACACTTATATACACCAGTTCAAGCGATATTAAAAGAAGAATATTCTATTTTAGATGTCGTCCAGCGACTGCATCCAACTCCTGCTCTTGGCGGGGTTCCTCGAGAGAAATCGATGACCTTTATCCGCGAACATGAAAGATTAGATAGAGGTTGGTATGGTGCTCCTATTGGCTGGATGGATTCGTATCAAAATGGGGAATTCGCTGTGGCGATTCGTTCCGCATTGATTCAAGGGAAATCCGCTTCTTTATTTGCCGGTTGCGGAGTCGTGAAGGATTCAGACCCTGAAGCAGAATATCAAGAAACAAATATTAAATTTACACCGATGCTTTCAGTTCTAGGAGGATAA
- a CDS encoding 1,4-dihydroxy-2-naphthoate polyprenyltransferase has translation MQPIEKNDVRNTLKEKEGFHVWWRLLRPHTMTASFIPVFVGTMVASLEESIHVPLFLAMLLASILIQVATNMFNEYYDYVRGLDNEQSVGIGGAIVRDGVAPKTVLTTAFAFYGVALLLGIYICMETSWWIAAIGAICMICGYLYTGGPFPISASPFGEFFAGLFMGTVIIGISYYIQIEAVSSKALLISIPVAIFIGTILLSNNIRDLKGDKENGRKTIAILVGHDAAVRLLAGMFLASFIITTVYIFIGILPIWSLLTFLAIKKAKDAYQGFIGKTINIEMIPAMVSTAKTNTIYGFLLGVSLIIQLIYPLSL, from the coding sequence ATGCAACCTATAGAAAAAAATGATGTAAGAAATACACTAAAAGAAAAAGAAGGATTCCATGTTTGGTGGAGATTATTGCGACCACATACAATGACTGCATCTTTCATACCTGTTTTTGTAGGTACAATGGTCGCGAGCTTAGAAGAGTCCATTCATGTTCCGCTTTTTTTAGCAATGCTATTAGCTTCTATTTTAATACAAGTAGCGACAAATATGTTTAATGAGTATTACGATTACGTAAGAGGATTAGACAATGAGCAATCTGTGGGTATTGGAGGAGCAATAGTAAGAGATGGAGTTGCTCCAAAAACGGTGTTAACTACGGCATTTGCATTTTATGGCGTAGCTTTGCTTCTAGGTATTTACATTTGTATGGAAACTAGTTGGTGGATAGCTGCCATTGGAGCCATTTGTATGATATGTGGCTACTTATATACGGGAGGGCCATTTCCGATTTCCGCTTCCCCGTTTGGTGAGTTCTTTGCTGGATTGTTTATGGGTACTGTCATTATTGGAATTAGTTATTATATTCAAATCGAAGCAGTTTCTAGCAAAGCATTGTTGATCTCCATTCCTGTCGCTATATTCATAGGAACGATTCTTCTCTCTAATAACATTAGGGATTTGAAAGGGGATAAGGAAAACGGACGGAAAACGATTGCTATTCTTGTCGGTCATGATGCCGCGGTTCGTTTATTAGCCGGAATGTTTCTAGCTAGTTTTATAATTACTACCGTATATATCTTTATTGGCATCTTACCTATTTGGTCGCTTTTAACTTTCTTAGCGATTAAAAAAGCGAAAGATGCGTATCAAGGATTCATTGGGAAAACAATCAATATTGAAATGATTCCTGCTATGGTTTCGACGGCAAAAACCAATACGATTTATGGATTTCTGTTAGGTGTATCCCTTATCATTCAGTTAATTTATCCATTATCCTTGTAG
- a CDS encoding IS1182 family transposase has protein sequence MFKQYNMNQVILPLDLEIKLQENDIAYAVHDVVEAIPDEAFTGFLRETGCPAYHPRMMMKVVLCAYTQSVFSGRKIEGLLKDSVRMMWLAQGYEPSYRTINRFRVHPEVKELLRQCFVQFRCQLVRENVIEEEAIFIDGTKIEANANKFTFVWRKATEKYSSRLVEKSNRMYEELLEKEIIPEIERESMEELSSQELEKVVEKLEETVGEYDKKIEASEDVSERKQLRSERKTPKQYGKQFKDFVVRKQKYQHDMAIFGERNSYSKTDHDATFMRMKDDYMKNGQLKAGYNVQLATEGQYALAYDVFPNPTDTRTFTPFLDNIEEHFFDLPNYIVADAGYGSEQNYEDVIENRKRTPLITYNQYRKEKNKKYKQDAFNVANWHYDEIEDAFTCPNDKKLTFRYLSNRTDRYGYTRTYNVYECEDCFGCPLRSQCTKAKEGNNRKIYYNEKWENQKAYTRQQLSEKETGKIYGKRKIDVEPVFGFLKANLRFTRMSVRGKEKVEKELGFAFMAVNLRKYTAMNANPTIDGDNNSNQNGSHHRKPMMGTIFRLFLASYVPASKYSTRIMDKLTE, from the coding sequence ATGTTTAAACAGTATAACATGAATCAAGTCATTTTGCCGCTAGATTTGGAAATCAAACTACAGGAAAACGATATCGCCTATGCCGTCCATGATGTCGTGGAAGCTATTCCAGATGAGGCATTCACTGGATTTCTGCGTGAAACGGGATGTCCGGCTTATCATCCGCGCATGATGATGAAAGTGGTTTTATGTGCTTATACGCAGTCGGTGTTCTCTGGCAGAAAGATCGAGGGATTACTGAAAGACAGTGTCCGGATGATGTGGCTGGCCCAGGGGTATGAACCAAGTTACCGGACGATTAACCGTTTCCGTGTCCATCCGGAGGTAAAGGAACTATTGCGTCAGTGCTTTGTCCAATTCCGTTGTCAGCTTGTCCGAGAAAACGTCATCGAGGAAGAAGCCATTTTTATTGACGGAACGAAAATCGAAGCGAATGCCAACAAGTTTACGTTTGTCTGGCGCAAAGCGACGGAAAAGTACAGTTCCCGTTTAGTGGAAAAGTCTAACCGGATGTATGAAGAACTATTGGAGAAAGAAATCATTCCAGAAATAGAACGGGAAAGTATGGAGGAACTATCCAGCCAAGAACTCGAAAAAGTGGTGGAAAAGCTGGAGGAGACGGTTGGTGAATATGATAAAAAGATAGAAGCAAGTGAAGACGTAAGCGAACGGAAACAGCTTCGTTCTGAGCGCAAAACCCCTAAACAATACGGCAAGCAATTCAAGGATTTTGTGGTGCGCAAACAAAAATACCAACACGATATGGCCATCTTCGGAGAGCGCAACAGTTATTCGAAAACGGATCACGATGCCACCTTCATGCGCATGAAGGATGATTACATGAAAAACGGCCAGCTCAAAGCCGGGTATAACGTGCAACTTGCGACAGAAGGACAGTATGCGCTCGCTTATGACGTGTTTCCGAATCCAACGGATACGCGTACCTTCACACCTTTCCTGGATAACATTGAGGAACACTTCTTTGACCTACCCAACTATATTGTCGCGGATGCCGGCTATGGAAGTGAACAAAATTACGAAGACGTCATCGAAAATCGGAAACGCACGCCATTGATTACGTATAACCAATACCGGAAAGAAAAGAATAAGAAATATAAGCAGGATGCCTTTAACGTAGCCAATTGGCATTACGATGAGATCGAAGATGCGTTTACGTGTCCAAACGATAAAAAATTAACATTCCGCTATCTATCCAATCGAACAGACCGATATGGTTATACAAGAACATATAACGTCTATGAGTGTGAGGACTGTTTCGGTTGTCCGTTACGTTCGCAATGTACGAAAGCGAAGGAAGGAAACAATCGAAAGATCTATTATAATGAAAAGTGGGAAAACCAAAAAGCATATACGAGACAGCAGCTTTCGGAAAAAGAAACGGGGAAAATCTATGGCAAACGCAAAATAGATGTAGAACCCGTCTTCGGATTTCTGAAGGCTAATTTGCGTTTCACCCGTATGTCGGTGAGAGGTAAAGAGAAAGTAGAAAAGGAACTGGGATTTGCATTCATGGCGGTAAACTTGAGAAAGTACACGGCCATGAATGCAAATCCAACCATAGATGGTGACAATAATTCAAACCAAAATGGTTCCCATCATCGAAAACCGATGATGGGAACCATTTTTAGGTTATTCTTGGCTAGTTATGTCCCAGCCTCTAAATATTCTACAAGGATAATGGATAAATTAACTGAATGA
- a CDS encoding serine hydrolase domain-containing protein — MSGLDSSRVTEMIDSYGVRGLSIATLKQGEVFTEAFGVKNIELHDPVTEETLFNACSMSKLVTSLLVLLLVDREILSLDEDVNQKLKSWRVPDDNWTSREKVTLRMLLSHQSGIKDPLHSFGELDFHAGFPIIKDLLAGRTPYCQEAVEVRNEPGTTFEYSDAGFCIIQQLIEDVCKELFEEVMKQEVFIPLQMMKSRYVRVKSELLESPFSLGYDKDGQEVTNSIYPYPAAAGLWTTPSELMTILIEIMDSIHGKGKLGLSPNFIKEMFTPQGEEWIGLGVFIEGKSSDVEMSSLGWGKGFQSMLVAYPLLRTGVVMMTNTDLGVHQMKGLLGDIYKIKKGNLIT; from the coding sequence ATGAGTGGATTGGATTCATCTAGGGTAACGGAAATGATAGATAGCTATGGAGTACGTGGACTTAGCATCGCTACTCTAAAGCAAGGAGAGGTGTTTACAGAAGCATTTGGAGTGAAAAACATAGAACTCCATGATCCCGTAACGGAAGAAACTTTGTTTAATGCGTGCTCTATGAGCAAGCTTGTAACAAGTCTTCTTGTACTATTATTAGTGGATCGAGAAATTTTGTCTTTGGATGAAGATGTGAATCAAAAGCTAAAAAGTTGGAGGGTCCCGGACGATAACTGGACGAGTCGTGAAAAGGTTACATTACGAATGCTATTAAGCCATCAATCCGGTATTAAGGATCCATTACATAGTTTTGGGGAATTAGATTTTCACGCTGGATTCCCAATAATTAAGGACTTGTTGGCGGGGAGAACTCCTTATTGTCAGGAAGCAGTGGAAGTGAGGAACGAGCCAGGAACTACCTTTGAATATTCCGATGCGGGGTTTTGCATTATTCAGCAATTGATTGAAGATGTTTGTAAGGAATTATTTGAAGAAGTAATGAAACAGGAAGTCTTTATACCACTCCAAATGATGAAAAGCAGATATGTTCGTGTTAAATCAGAGTTACTCGAATCCCCATTTTCACTTGGCTACGATAAAGATGGGCAAGAGGTGACGAATTCTATTTATCCATACCCAGCGGCAGCAGGATTATGGACGACTCCTAGTGAATTGATGACAATACTTATAGAAATTATGGATTCTATACACGGAAAAGGTAAACTAGGATTATCACCTAATTTTATAAAAGAAATGTTCACACCACAAGGAGAGGAATGGATCGGTTTAGGTGTTTTTATTGAAGGGAAGAGTTCTGATGTAGAGATGTCTTCTCTTGGATGGGGCAAAGGATTTCAGTCGATGCTCGTTGCTTACCCCTTGTTACGAACAGGTGTTGTGATGATGACGAATACGGATCTTGGTGTTCATCAAATGAAGGGTTTGTTAGGCGATATTTATAAGATTAAAAAAGGAAACCTCATTACATAG
- a CDS encoding ECF transporter S component: protein MQNQGTQSSRLFKLIILALLGTISMVLMFLNFPLPFLPQYLKIDFSEVPALLAALIFSPIAGIIVEGIKNLLYLVYTGAGDPVGVVANFLAGALFILPVSMLYHRYKGVKSLVSGLATGTIVMAVGMGVLNYFVILPAYTMFMGMESMTPAIKWASVIAGITPFNFIKGLVVSLLFVPLFVKLKPWFEKKKMIA, encoded by the coding sequence ATGCAAAACCAAGGAACGCAATCTTCAAGATTATTCAAATTAATTATTTTGGCATTACTAGGTACGATTTCGATGGTGTTAATGTTTTTAAATTTCCCTTTACCATTTTTACCGCAGTATCTCAAAATTGATTTTAGTGAGGTGCCAGCATTACTAGCAGCACTTATTTTTTCGCCAATCGCAGGTATCATTGTAGAAGGAATTAAAAATTTACTTTATCTCGTGTACACAGGTGCTGGAGATCCGGTTGGAGTCGTAGCCAACTTTTTAGCAGGGGCTTTATTTATTCTCCCAGTGTCCATGTTATATCACCGCTACAAGGGTGTAAAAAGTCTCGTTTCTGGTCTAGCGACAGGGACTATAGTAATGGCAGTAGGCATGGGGGTTTTAAACTATTTTGTCATTTTACCTGCTTACACGATGTTTATGGGGATGGAATCGATGACCCCAGCCATCAAATGGGCATCGGTTATTGCTGGGATCACACCGTTTAACTTCATCAAAGGGCTTGTGGTTAGTCTCTTGTTTGTGCCGTTATTTGTGAAGTTGAAACCGTGGTTTGAAAAGAAAAAAATGATTGCATAA
- a CDS encoding M20/M25/M40 family metallo-hydrolase: MEQMDKDFLLELLSTPSPSSMEMDIQKKWMNYIEPYADDILTDHAGNAIAVLNPQAEFKVLLAGHCDEIGLIINRIDEQGYLYVQKVGGVNPKAAVGMKVTILGYGKTLTGVIGVNAQHHGGIKGDFELEDLFIDCGAKSKEEIEKLVQIGDLAVYKREPEILMDRYISGRGLDNRTGAFIVAEVLRRLSKEKLNVGVYSASTVNEETNMGGAFFAAAGIEPTMAIACDVTFSTDYPNVNKSKYGDIRLENGPVLAKGAPINRKINMLLENTAQSLNMQVQYELTPSATGTDADMMRRTGRGVPVSLVSLPLRYMHSPVETASFRDMEEEIELLVTMIKNLTGKENLNPLED, translated from the coding sequence AAAGAAATGGATGAATTACATAGAGCCGTATGCGGATGATATTTTGACGGATCATGCAGGAAATGCAATCGCCGTATTGAATCCACAGGCAGAGTTTAAAGTTTTGTTGGCAGGTCATTGTGATGAAATTGGTTTGATTATTAATCGCATTGATGAGCAAGGGTATTTGTATGTGCAAAAAGTAGGAGGAGTTAACCCGAAGGCCGCTGTTGGGATGAAGGTTACCATTCTTGGCTATGGAAAAACGCTAACAGGTGTCATTGGAGTGAATGCTCAGCACCATGGCGGTATAAAAGGAGATTTTGAGCTAGAGGATTTATTTATTGACTGTGGCGCAAAATCAAAAGAAGAAATAGAAAAACTTGTTCAAATTGGGGATTTAGCCGTTTATAAACGGGAACCTGAAATCTTAATGGATCGATACATTTCTGGTCGTGGTTTGGATAATCGAACAGGTGCATTTATCGTGGCAGAGGTACTGCGTAGACTTTCAAAAGAAAAGCTAAATGTTGGTGTGTATTCAGCGAGCACGGTGAATGAAGAGACGAACATGGGAGGTGCATTCTTTGCTGCTGCTGGGATAGAACCTACCATGGCTATCGCTTGTGACGTTACTTTTTCAACCGATTATCCCAATGTGAACAAAAGTAAGTACGGGGATATACGACTAGAAAATGGACCAGTTCTGGCAAAGGGAGCTCCAATAAACCGAAAGATCAACATGCTTTTAGAAAATACGGCACAATCATTAAACATGCAGGTGCAATATGAGTTAACCCCAAGTGCTACTGGTACGGATGCAGATATGATGAGAAGAACAGGTCGTGGGGTTCCAGTTAGTCTCGTGTCTTTACCTTTACGTTATATGCATTCTCCAGTGGAAACAGCAAGCTTTCGAGATATGGAAGAAGAAATTGAGTTGCTCGTAACGATGATTAAAAATCTAACTGGGAAAGAAAATTTAAATCCGTTAGAAGATTAA